The proteins below are encoded in one region of Tepidisphaeraceae bacterium:
- a CDS encoding metallophosphoesterase, protein MRLIVTADLHYNHPVSRPLADELIDRMNAAGGDVLLIVGDTGVADGDVIERCLSRFKFDGPKLIVAGNHELWTHRADSYALFNEELPRRVTAMGWQWLETQPFVAGDVAIVGSVGWYDYSFAQASLGIPDRFYGAKLSPGAATYLGGYEHLFQPDTDISDVARDTVARWNDGKFIKLGRSDHDFLTERLANLASACEANAGARQIIAAVHHLPFRELLPPPKSAQWDFAKAYLGSEQIGRTLLRYPNVSTVYCGHSHMPGEATVGHIKAVNIGSGYRYKTFGQLDF, encoded by the coding sequence ATGCGGCTCATCGTCACTGCCGATCTGCACTACAACCATCCGGTTTCTCGACCGCTCGCGGACGAACTGATCGACCGCATGAACGCGGCCGGTGGTGATGTGCTGCTAATCGTTGGCGACACCGGCGTGGCCGACGGTGACGTGATCGAACGGTGCCTGTCGCGCTTCAAATTCGATGGGCCGAAGCTGATCGTCGCAGGCAATCATGAGTTGTGGACGCACCGCGCCGACAGCTACGCGTTGTTCAACGAGGAACTCCCTCGCCGGGTGACCGCGATGGGTTGGCAGTGGCTGGAGACGCAGCCGTTCGTCGCGGGTGATGTGGCAATCGTGGGCAGCGTCGGCTGGTACGATTATTCGTTTGCGCAGGCCTCGCTCGGCATCCCCGATCGTTTCTACGGCGCCAAGCTCTCACCCGGCGCCGCGACTTATCTTGGCGGATACGAGCACCTGTTTCAGCCGGACACGGACATCAGCGACGTCGCGCGCGACACCGTAGCACGGTGGAACGACGGCAAGTTCATCAAGCTGGGTCGCAGCGACCACGACTTTCTCACCGAACGGCTCGCCAACCTTGCCAGCGCGTGCGAGGCGAACGCCGGTGCCCGGCAGATCATCGCGGCCGTGCATCACCTGCCCTTCCGCGAGCTGCTGCCACCGCCAAAATCTGCCCAGTGGGACTTCGCCAAGGCCTACCTGGGCAGCGAGCAAATCGGCCGTACGCTGCTGCGCTATCCGAACGTCTCGACCGTCTACTGTGGGCACAGCCACATGCCCGGCGAGGCGACCGTCGGTCACATAAAGGCCGTTAACATCGGCAGTGGCTACCGGTACAAGACGTTCGGCCAGTTGGACTTCTAG
- a CDS encoding methyltransferase domain-containing protein: protein MYNRAHAFVYQAAADLVDLLAPQPGEMILDLGCGTGPLASRVAGAGATVLGIDSSPAMIEAARAGFPKLDFRVADARSFRTDTPLDAVFSNATLHWVRPPAEAVETIWLALKPGGRFVAEFGAQRNVLAVRTAMEAALREMRIDPTGLSPWYFPSPGEYATLLEAQGFEVGQIASFPRFTKLEGADGLRNWIRMFASAYLTAVPEGQRDAFLSRAEDLARPTLFRDDMWHADYRRLRVAAVRPS, encoded by the coding sequence TTGTATAACCGGGCTCACGCCTTCGTCTACCAGGCCGCTGCCGATTTGGTCGATCTGCTCGCGCCCCAACCCGGCGAGATGATTTTAGACTTGGGTTGTGGCACGGGGCCACTCGCCAGCCGGGTCGCCGGTGCGGGCGCAACCGTGCTCGGCATCGATTCGTCACCCGCCATGATCGAGGCTGCTAGGGCCGGCTTTCCCAAGCTCGACTTTCGGGTCGCCGACGCGCGAAGCTTCCGGACCGATACACCGTTGGATGCCGTCTTTTCTAACGCCACGCTGCACTGGGTTCGCCCGCCGGCCGAGGCGGTGGAGACCATCTGGCTGGCGCTGAAACCGGGCGGACGGTTCGTGGCCGAGTTCGGCGCGCAGCGGAACGTGCTGGCGGTGCGGACGGCGATGGAGGCGGCGCTGCGCGAGATGCGCATCGACCCGACCGGCCTGAGCCCGTGGTACTTCCCCTCGCCAGGTGAGTACGCGACGCTGCTGGAGGCGCAGGGATTCGAGGTCGGCCAGATCGCCTCCTTTCCGCGGTTCACAAAGCTCGAGGGGGCCGACGGGCTGCGCAACTGGATCCGCATGTTCGCGTCGGCCTACCTGACCGCGGTGCCGGAGGGGCAGCGCGACGCATTCTTGTCGCGCGCCGAGGACCTCGCGCGGCCGACGCTGTTCCGCGACGACATGTGGCACGCCGACTATCGCCGCTTGCGCGTCGCCGCGGTCCGGCCGAGCTAG
- a CDS encoding SMP-30/gluconolactonase/LRE family protein — protein MASGETFVVVDKAEFEKIIPPQAEVETLAGDFGFIEGPVWFNTDNGGYLLFSDQPANTIFKWSQGEGISEWRKPSQRSNGNTKDLEGRLVTCEQTLRRVTVTEKDGTVRELANNFEGKKLNSPNDVVVKSDGTIWFTDPPYGVPRGEKREIDTQNVFRYDPKTDTTTAVLTHMDMPNGLAFSPDEKILYVAESLWNGPKDTQAFDVNPDGTVNANGRSVAALDRSRKDGVPDGIRIDRDGRIWSSAGDGVQIFTPDGRPIGTILTPHTVTNLTFGGPDGKTLYMTATKALCRIQTNMTGATDR, from the coding sequence ATGGCGTCTGGTGAAACTTTCGTTGTGGTCGACAAGGCCGAGTTCGAGAAGATCATTCCGCCCCAGGCGGAGGTGGAGACGCTCGCGGGCGACTTCGGCTTCATCGAGGGACCGGTCTGGTTCAACACCGACAACGGTGGCTACCTGCTCTTCAGCGACCAGCCGGCCAACACGATCTTCAAGTGGTCGCAAGGCGAGGGCATTAGCGAGTGGCGCAAGCCGTCCCAGCGGTCGAACGGCAACACGAAGGATCTCGAAGGCCGCCTGGTCACCTGCGAGCAGACGCTGCGCCGCGTGACCGTCACCGAGAAGGACGGCACGGTCCGCGAGCTGGCCAACAACTTCGAGGGCAAGAAGCTCAACTCGCCAAACGACGTGGTGGTGAAGTCGGACGGTACGATCTGGTTCACCGATCCGCCGTACGGTGTGCCGCGTGGGGAGAAGCGCGAGATCGACACGCAGAACGTCTTCCGCTACGACCCGAAGACCGACACGACCACCGCGGTGCTGACCCACATGGACATGCCCAACGGGTTGGCCTTTTCACCGGACGAGAAGATCCTTTACGTCGCCGAGAGCCTGTGGAACGGCCCGAAGGACACGCAGGCGTTCGACGTGAACCCCGACGGTACGGTGAACGCCAACGGCCGCTCGGTCGCGGCGCTCGATCGCTCGCGCAAGGATGGCGTGCCCGATGGCATCCGCATCGACCGCGATGGCCGGATCTGGTCGAGCGCCGGTGACGGCGTGCAGATCTTCACCCCCGACGGTCGCCCGATCGGCACGATTCTGACGCCGCACACCGTGACGAACCTCACCTTCGGTGGGCCGGATGGGAAGACGCTTTACATGACCGCGACAAAGGCGCTATGCCGAATTCAGACGAACATGACGGGGGCGACGGACCGGTAA
- a CDS encoding peptidylprolyl isomerase, translated as MEAALPILMTLFSILIPAKSWFAPNQPLDVKNDSKEVVTLVLTTFTGQAIEAGGATKLEPGKDVDLKAVFPQVATPGTYLLYAVPEGKSLPEFIGTPLVIGVRQDKREGAPSGPVVTKVEPLRYAVATTGKGKMTIIFYFDVAPNTGASFLSLADGGYFDGLTFHRVVPEFVIQGGDPRGDGTGGPGYSLPPEFNDRPHTAGTLSMARQGDPSEAPGVPPRYEFAASAGSQFFVCLDYERTKQLDGRYTVFGKVVEGMDTVRAIADTKLADPATGKPEQPQVIEKIEVIPVTPGKNPYEKLDVEEAK; from the coding sequence ATGGAAGCCGCCTTGCCGATCTTGATGACCTTGTTCTCGATCCTGATCCCCGCCAAGTCGTGGTTCGCGCCCAACCAGCCGCTGGACGTGAAGAACGATTCGAAGGAAGTCGTCACGTTGGTCTTGACGACCTTTACCGGCCAGGCCATCGAAGCGGGCGGGGCGACCAAGCTGGAGCCCGGTAAGGATGTGGACCTGAAAGCGGTTTTTCCGCAGGTCGCCACGCCGGGCACGTACCTGCTGTACGCGGTGCCGGAGGGCAAGTCGCTACCGGAATTTATCGGCACTCCACTCGTGATCGGTGTTCGGCAAGATAAGCGCGAAGGCGCGCCGAGTGGGCCGGTCGTGACGAAGGTCGAACCCCTGCGCTACGCGGTGGCGACAACGGGAAAAGGGAAGATGACGATCATCTTCTACTTCGACGTTGCGCCGAACACTGGGGCCAGCTTCCTGTCGCTCGCAGACGGCGGGTATTTCGATGGGCTGACGTTCCACCGCGTGGTGCCCGAGTTCGTCATTCAAGGTGGCGACCCGCGCGGTGATGGCACCGGTGGACCGGGCTATTCTTTGCCCCCCGAGTTCAACGACCGCCCGCACACCGCCGGCACGCTTTCGATGGCCCGCCAGGGCGACCCGAGCGAAGCGCCCGGCGTTCCCCCGCGCTACGAGTTCGCCGCCAGCGCCGGCAGCCAGTTCTTCGTCTGCCTCGACTACGAGCGCACGAAGCAGCTCGATGGCCGTTACACGGTGTTCGGCAAAGTGGTGGAAGGCATGGACACCGTCCGCGCCATCGCCGACACGAAGCTCGCCGACCCCGCGACCGGAAAGCCGGAACAGCCGCAGGTGATCGAGAAGATTGAAGTGATCCCGGTGACGCCGGGGAAGAATCCGTATGAGAAGCTGGATGTAGAGGAAGCGAAGTAA